GTTAAGTCTGGCAAGAGCACTCGGAGAATTTGGAGCCACTTTGATGTTTGCTGGCAATATTCCAGGTGAAACTCAAACTGTTCCTACCGCTATCTACGTCGCGATTGACTCTGGAAACACGAATCTCGCTTGGCTATGGGTTATCTCGATCGTCTTTCTTTCCTTTCTTATGCTGCTTTTTGTTCAGCTTAAACAAAAGTAAAAGGATGCCTCTTACACAAAGAGGCATCCTTTTACTTTTGTACCGCTTTTTCAATTTTACATACATCATAAATTAAAAAGGAGCTAATCAAATGTAGATCATACATTTGATTAGCTCCTGTTATAAGTAAGGTAAGCCACCAAAAATATGTATTTGGTGGAGACGGTGGGAGTCGAACCCACGTCCAGAAATATCGCCACTTAAGCGTCTACGAGTGTAGTTGGCATATTGATCATTCGCGAGCTGTTCTGCCTACCAACAGGCGTCCCAGTCGCTAGTCTGATTATTCTCTTCCTTCGTCCTCAGACGGCGAACTCTGGCGTAGCCCACTTAAAGTGAGTCCCTTACCCTACCACATGGGCGATGGAGGGAGGAACCGCTAAGCTACTATTATGCAGCTAAAGCGAAGTTATTGTTAGATTTGCCAGTTATTATTGGCGTTGATGTTTTAACGAGGCCATCTCCTCGACTCGCAACCTAAGCTCGAACTATCCCTGTCGAATCCGTAACGTCCCCATATAAAAGGGAGTCGGAATGTGTAAGAAAAATTCTTACATCAGATAGCGACTTCAGTGTGCAAAATGAAATCTAACTGATAACAATATTTATTATATCACAAAATGAGCATTTTGCAATTGTAAGATTTTGTAATTTTACATCTTTTGACGATCACGAAATGCTCGTTCGATATCACGCTTGGCTTCTTTACGCTTTAAGTCTTCACGCTTATCATATTTCTTTTTACCCTTACCAAGCCCTAGTAAAACCTTTGCGTATCCATTTTTCAAATACACTTTTAACGGAACTAGTGAATAACCTGTTTCTTTTGAATAGCCAATTAGCTTGCTGATTTCGCGTTTATGCAGCAATAGCTTTCGTGTACGAAGTGGCTCATGATTGTATCGATTTCCTTGTTCGTAAGGACTAACGTGCATATTGTGTAAAAATACTTCTCCGTTTTGCACACGAGCAAAAGAGTCCTTTAAATTCACACGACCATTACGAATTGATTTAATTTCCGTTCCTTGTAGAACAATACCCGTCTCATATGTTTCTTCAATAAAAAAGTCGTGGCGGGCTTTTTTGTTTTGTGCAATTAATTTCCCTTCACCTTTTGGCATAAAACGTTCCTTCCCTTCAGCCGTACTTACGTATATGTATGATATTATGTATCATTTTACTGTATGGAAATCTAAACAACAACTAAAACGTTTAATAGAGCTGTTTTGAAGCAGAAGGTCTACCCTTCTGCTTCACTGCTGTCGATTATTTGCGCTTTTTCTTTTTGCGCTTAACGTTTGGAGCGCCTTCGAAGAATCTTTTTTTCTTTTTCTTCTTTGGTTTTTGAGTAGACCACTCTTCATTTTTGCTTCGGCTGCCCTCTCGACCTTTTCCTTTATCATCTTTGCGTGACTTTTGCTTTGCCTTAATCACTTTAGGACGATCTTTAGATAAGCGTTTGCGGCCTTCTTTCATTCCCACAATAACAAAGTCCACTGAACGCTCGTCTTTATTCACATCGGCAACTTTCACTTCAATTTCGTCTCCAATTCGGAAGACGTTGCCCGTTCTTTCTCCAATCATCGCATAATGACGTTCGTCGTAACGATAATAGTCATCCGTTAAGTCACTAACATGAACTAACCCTTCAATCGTATTTTCTAGCTCCACGAACATCCCAAAGTTTGTAACAGAGCTAATAATACCATTGAATACTTCCCCAACTTTATCAGCCATAAACTCAGCTTTTTTCATATCGTCCGTTTCTCGCTCAGCGTCAACTGAACGACGTTCCATATTAGAAGAATGCTCAGCAACATCAGGCAGAAGCTCGCGCCATTTTTCTTGCGTTTGCTGATCTGTTTTTCCTTCAATTAAATACGTACGAATGAGACGATGAACGATTAAATCCGGATAACGACGGATTGGAGACGTAAAATGCGTATAGAATTCAGCTGATAAACCAAAGTGGCCTAAACTTTCTGCTTCATATTTCGCTTGTTTCATCGAACGAAGCATAACAGTTGAAATAACCATCTCTTCAGGCGTACCCTTTACTTCTTCTAAAATATCTTGCAGCGCACGCGGATGAATATCGTTGCCTGTCCCTTTCACTGTATAACCAAAGTTTGTAATAAACTCTAAGAAACGAGTAAGCTTCTCTGCATCTGGATCTTCATGAATACGATAAATAAACGGTACGTTCATCCAGTGAAAATGTTCTGCTACTGTTTCATTCGCCGCCAGCATAAATTCTTCGATTAGCTTTTCAGCAACTGAACGTTCACGCAAAATAACATCGTGAGGATGTCCATCATCATCTACCAATACTTTTGCTTCTTTGAAATCAAAATCAATGGCACCGCGATCCATTCTCTTTTTACGAAGAATAGCTGCCAGCTTTTCCATACGCTCAAACATCGGAACGATTGGCTCGTAGCGTTCTAACACTTCTTCATCTTTATCCACTAAGATTTTGTTCACATCTGAATACGTCATTCGTTCTGTCGTTTTGATGACACTTTCAAAAATCTCATGTTTTACTACTTCACCTTGTGGATTAATTTCCATCTCACAAGAAAGTGTAAAACGGTTAACTTTTGGATTTAATGAGCAGATTCCGTTAGATAAACGGTGAGGAATCATCGGAATAACTCGGTCTACTAAATAGACGCTTGTTCCGCGCTCTGCTGCTTCTACATCAATCGGAGAACCTTCTTTAACGTAGTGACTTACATCTGCAATATGAACGCCTAATTTGTAGTTTCCGTTTTCAAGCTCTGTAACCGTTACAGCGTCATCCAAATCTTTTGCATCTGCTCCGTCAATGGTTACAATAACTTGATCCCGAAGATCGCGACGGTTACCGATATCTTTTTCATCAATCGTCTCAGGTGTATCAATTGCTTGCGTTAAAGCGTCAGCAGGAAATTCTTGAGGAAGACCGTGCTTATGGATAACAGAAATGATATCGATCCCCGGATCGTTTTTATGTCCAAGAATTTGAACAACTTTTCCTTCTGCATTCATGCGGCCTTCCGGATAGGTTGTGAGCTCTACTACTACTTTATGGCCTTCAACTGCACCGTTTCTTGCTGCTTTGGGAATAAAGATATCACCTGCAATTTTTTTGTCATCCGCAATCACAAAGCCGAAATTCTTGCTTTGCGTATACGTACCTACAATTTGCTGGGTACCTCGTTCTAAGATTTTTACAATGGTTCCTTCACGACGAGCACCTGATGATTCTGATAACACTCTTGCAAGCACAATATCTCCGTGCATAGCATTGTTTGTTTCAGTAGGGGGAATAAATACATCACCCGCATCTTTTTCTTCAGGAACTACGAACGCAAACCCTTTTGCATGTCCGCTTACTTTCCCTTTGACAAAATTCATTTGTTCCGGCAGCCCGTAGCGGTCATTTCTTGCTCGGATAATTAAACCCTTCTCTTCCATAATAACAAGTGCCTTAACAAACTCTTTGAATGACTCTGCATCCTCCGTATTAAATTCTTTTGCAAGCTCTTGGACAGTCAAAGGTTTGTAATTATCCCTTTTCATAAAATCCAATATTTCATTCATATAGGGCTGATTTTCTTCTTTCACATCATGTCCCTCCTTTTTCATTATTCGTATTATCTCTATTACCAATCAAGTGATTCCAAAAATGCATATACATCCTCGTGAAGCTGATCTCGCTCTTTATCAAAGGTAATGGTATGACCAGATTCTTCGTACCACTTTATATCTTTTGTAGGAGACTCGACGCTATTATAAATAATATTGGCGCTGTCTGTATTAATCATATGATCATGACGACCTTGTACAACAAATGTCGGTGCATAAATCATATCAACTGAATTTCGCACTTCAGCGATTAATTCCTGTAAAGACTTTAACGTGTTCATTGGTGTTTGTTTGAACTCTTCCATTTCTTGTTCAATCTGTTCAGACGATTTACCTTCACGCTTTTTATATTCGCGTGCATACGCTAAAACACCTTCATACATGACTTCTTCACTCTTTATATACATAGGCGCGCACATAGGCACAATACCCTTTATAGGTACAGTGTAACCTAATTTCAGTGAAAATACGCCACCTAGTGAAAGACCTACAGCGGCAATACTTTCATGGCCTTTACTTTTCAAAAACTCATAGCCTTCCATGACATCTTTCCACCAATCTTTTGGACCAGTATGAACAAGCTCTTCAGGCGCTACACCGTGTCCTTTATAGTGAGGTGCGTGGCATGTGTATCCTTTTTTCTCTAAAAAACGACCTAACATACGAACATCAGCAGAATTTCCGGTAAAACCGTGAAGTAATAAAACAGCCTTTTCGCCGCCTTCAAATGTAAATGGCTTTGGTTGTGCAATTTTCATATATCATTTAACTCCTTTTAGTTATAATATCTGCAGTCATAATAGAAAAAAACATGTATTTATGTGACGGTCATCACATAACAAGAGATGTGTCCGTCAACTTTTACGCTTTTATACTATATTTAGTACTTTTTTCTAAAGCTATATTATATCATTACTTAAAAATGAAATTAAAGTATTCAACACGCCCATTAAAAAAGCCACCTAATACATAAGTTGGTATACACCAAGTACGTATGCATTAGGTGGCAGTCTATCCAGTAACATATTAAAGTTTGAAATAAGATACAGCAAGTGTTAACGCAAAGAATAAGATAGATAACACTACTGTCAAACGGTGTAAAACTAAGTCAATTCCACGTGCTTTTTGTTTTCCAAATAACGTTTCAGCTCCACCGGAAATAGCTCCAGATAATCCAGTAGTTTTGCTTGATTGTAAAACGACCACAACAATCAATGCAATTGAAACAATCACTAGCAAAGTAATCAGCAATGTATGCACTAAGACACACCTCCTACACCAAGTAATAGTCAATCAGCGGGGTTTCTTCATCCCTTCTGATTGGCATTACCGGGGATAAAGTACGCGCACTACGCTAAGGTTAATTTATCATAAAAAACCCTCTCATACAAGTAATGACAGCGAAATACGCCGGATTTTAACATAAAAAAACGGATGACAATCGTCATCCGTTTTTTATGATTTCAACTTATTTTTTTAAGTTGTAGAAAGATTTAGCGCCATCGTATACAGCTAGAACACCTAGCTCGTCTTCGATGCGTAGTAATTGGTTGTATTTCGCAATACGGTCTGTACGGCTCATAGAACCAGTTTTGATTTGACCAGCATTTGTTGCAACAGCGATATCAGCGATTGTTGCATCTTCAGTTTCACCAGAACGGTGAGAAACTACTGCTGTGTAACCAGCACGTTTAGCCATTTCAATAGCTTCGAACGTTTCAGTTAATGTACCGATTTGGTTAACTTTGATAAGGATAGAGTTACCTACGCCTTGTTCGATACCTTGAGAAAGTTTTTTCGTGTTTGTTACGAATAAATCGTCACCAACAAGCTGTACTTTGCCGCCAATGCGCTCAGTTAATAGCTTGTGACCATCCCAGTCATTTTCGTCTAAACCGTCTTCGATTGAAACGATTGGGAATTCGTTAACTAACTGCTCGTAGAAATCTACCATTTCAGCAGAAGTTACGCCTGTACGACCTTCGCCTGCTAAGTCATATTTACCAGTTTCTTTGTTGAAGAATTCAGAAGAAGCAACGTCCATACCTAATTGGATGTCTTGACCAGCTTTGTAGCCAGCTTTTTCGATTGCTTCAACAATTACTTCTAATGCTTCACGGTTAGAACCAAGGTTTGGAGCGAATCCACCTTCGTCACCTACAGCTGTGTTTAAGCCTTTTGCAGATAAAACAGATTTTAACGCGTGGAATACTTCAGCACCCATACGGATTGCTTCTTTGAATGTAGGAGCTCCTACAGGTAAAATCATGAACTCTTGGAAGTCAACGTTGTTATCAGCATGAGAACCACCGTTGATGATGTTCATCATTGGAGTTGGTAATTGCTTCGCGTTGAATCCACCAAGGTAACGATATAATGGAAGACCTACGAAATCAGCTGCTGCGTGAGCTACTGCCATAGATACACCAAGGATAGCGTTAGCACCTAATTTACCTTTGTTTTCCGTACCATCTAGCTCAATCATAAGGCGGTCGATACCGATTTGATCAGTTGCGTCCATACCTACTAATTCAGGAGCGATAATTTCGTTTACGTTTTCTACTGCTTTTAATACACCTTTACCTAGGTAGCGAGATTTGTCACCATCGCGTAATTCTACTGCTTCGTGTTCACCAGTAGAAGCACCACTTGGTACGATTGCGCGTCCGAAAGCGCCTGATTCAGTATATACTTCTACTTCAACTGTTGGGTTACCGCGAGAATCTAATACTTCGCGTGCATAAATGTCAAGAATTGTTGGCATTTTAAAACTCTCCTTTATAATTAATTATTTAATTAATGTTTTACCTGTCATTTCTTTTGGCTGTGCTACATCTAGAAGAGTAAGCATTGTAGGAGCTAGATCCCCTAGAATACCGTCTTCACGAAGCTCTAAGCCTTGTTTTGTTACAATTACCGGAACAGGATTCGTTGTATGAGCCGTCATTGGATTACCTTCAAGTGTAATCACTTCATCAGCATTACCATGGTCTGCTGTGATAATTGCTGTACCGCCTTTAGCTAAAATTGCATCTACAATTTTGCCTAAGCACTCATCTACTGTTTCAATCGCTTTTACCGTTGGTTCTAACATACCTGAATGACCTACCATATCAGGGTTTGCAAAGTTTAATAAAATAGCGTCCTGCTTGTCGCCCTCGATTTCTGCAAGCAACGCGTCCGTCACTTCATAAGCACTCATCTCAGGTTTCAAGTCATATGTTGCTACTTTTGGTGAATCGATTAAGATACGTGTTTCACCAGGAAACTCTGCTTCACGTCCACCGCTCATAAAGAACGTTACGTGAGGATATTTTTCCGTTTCAGCAATACGAAGCTGCTTTAAGTTATTTTGAGATAATACTTCACCAAGCGTATTATCTAAGTTAATTGGCTTAAAGGCTACATATCCGTCAACTGTTTCGCTGAAGTGAGTTAGACATACAAAATGTAAGTTTTTCGGATGTTTCTCACCGCGATCAAATGAGCGGAAATCTTCGTTTGCGAACGTATTTGAAATTTGAATTGCGCGATCGGGACGGAAGTTGTAGAAAATGACTGCATCTTCGTCTTGAATTGTCGCAACTGGCGATCCGTCTTCCTTTGTAATAACAGAAGGTAAAACGAATTCGTCATAGATTCCATTTTCATATGAATCTTTTACGCACTCTTCAGCGCTTGTATATGATGGACCTTCACCGTACACCATTGCGCGGTATGATTTCTCTACGCGCTCCCAGCGTTTGTCGCGGTCCATTGAGTAGTAACGTCCTGAAAGTGTTGCAATTTCACCAACGCCGTACTCTTCAATTTTTTCATTAAGTTCTTTTAAATACGTTTCAGCAGATTGAGGTGCTACGTCACGACCATCTAAGAAGCCATGAATGTAGACTTTTTCTAAGCCTTCACTCTTAGCTAGACGCAATAATGCATAAAGATGTTCGATATGACTGTGTACACCGCCATCAGATAAAAGTCCGAAAAGATGAAGGTTTGTACCCTTTTCTTTTGCGTGCTTTACAGCTGCTACAAGCGTTTCGTTTTGTTCAAACTCGCCTTCACGAATTGCTACGTTTACACGAGTTAAGCTTTGGTACACAACTCGGCCTGCACCGATGTTTAAGTGACCTACTTCAGAGTTACCCATTTGGCCTTCCGGTAAGCCTACAGCTTCTCCAGACGCCTGAAGTGTAGCATGAGGATACTCGTTCCAGAAACGGTCGAAGTTTGGTTTTTTTGCATGTGTTACCGCATTACCTTTATCTTCATCGCGTAATGCAAAACCATCTAAGATGATTAATGCTACTGGCTTTTTACTCATTACTTACCAGCCTCCAAAAGCTGTAAGAAAGAATCTGCTTCTAAGCTTGCTCCACCTACTAAAGCTCCGTCAATGTCTGATTGAGACATATATTCTTTAATATTAGCAGGTTTTACGCTACCGCCGTATTGAATACGTACAGCATCTGCAACATCTTGAGAGAATTGTTCTGCAACAACGCTACGGATGTATGCACAAACTTCGTTTGCACCTTCAGCAGTTGAAGATTTACCTGTACCGATTGCCCAGATTGGCTCATATGCGATAACCGTTTGTTTTACTTGCTCATCAGTTAGACCAGCTAATGCTTTTTGTACTTGATTAGCTACAACTGTTTTTGTTTGGTCTTGTTCATACTCTTCGTTTGTTTCACCGCAGCAAACGATTGGTGTTAAACCGTGTTTGAATGCAGCAATTGTTTTTTGGTTTACTGTTTCGTCCGTTTCAGCAAACATTTCACGACGTTCAGAGTGTCCTAAAATTACGTAGTTCACACCTAGGTCTGCTAATGCAACAGGGCTCACTTCTCCAGTGAACGCACCGTTTTCTTCGAAGTGCATGTTTTGTGCACCAATTTTTAAGTCTGTGCCTTTAGTCGCTTCTACTAAACGATCTAAAAATAGTGCAGGTGCACATACTACTGAATCTACGCTTTCAGGAGATGGTACTGCTCCTTTTACTTCTTCAACAAAGCTAGTTGCTTCAGAAAGTACTTTGTTCATTTTCCAGTTTCCTGCAATAATTGGTTTACGCATGTGTAACACCGTCCTTTGTTTATTGTGGGTTTTCACTTCACGCGTTAGATGTCCAAGAGGGTGCTGTTAAAAGTGATTCGGTCCCTTTTATCTCTTGGTCATCCTTCTTCGCTGCTTGATAATTATTTATATTATCAGTCGTCAGGTCGGTCCTCCGTCTTACTGAAACATAAACTTACTTATCGTTTAGTGCAACTACGCCTGGAAGTTCTTTACCTTCCATAAACTCTAGTGACGCACCGCCACCTGTAGAAATATGGCTCATTTTATCAGCTAGGTTGAATTTTTCAACAGCTGCTGCAGAGTCTCCTCCGCCGATTACTGAATATGTGTCAGTTGCTTCTGCTAAAGCTTCAGCTACTGCTTTTGTTCCATTAGCAAATGCGTCTAATTCAAATACACCCATTGGTCCATTCCAAATAACTAACTTAGAGTTTTTGATTACGTCAGCATAGATTTCACGCGTTTTCGGTCCTGCGTCTAAGCCTTCCCAATCGCTTGGAATGTTTTCAATTGATACAACTTGAATATTAGCATCATTTGAGAAGTCATCTGCTACTACCACGTCCACTGGCATGTAGAAGTTTACTCCGTTTTTCTTAGCTTTTTCCATGAAAGATTTTGCAAGTTCAATCTTGTCTTCTTCAAGAAGTGATTTACCTACTTCATGGCCTAGTGCCTTAATAAATGTGTAAGAAAGTCCTCCACCGATGATTAAGTTATCTACTTTATCAAGTAAGTGGTCAATTACACCGATTTTGTCTTTAACTTTTGCTCCACCAACGATTGCAGTAAATGGACGTTCTGGGTTCGATAATGCTTTTGAAAGCACATCAAGCTCTTTTTCCATTAAGAAACCTGCTACTGCTGGAATGTGTTGAGCAATTCCTTCTGTTGAAGCATGCGCACGGTGAGCTGCACCGAATGCATCGTTTACGTATACATCTGCTAATTCAGCAAACGCTTTTGCTAATTCAGGATCGTTTTTCTCTTCGCCTGGGTAAAAACGTACGTTTTCAAGTACTAAAACATCGCCTTCGCTCATGCCGTCGATTGTTTTCTTTACTTCTTCACCAAAAGCTTCGTCAGCTTTTGCAACGTCTTTACCAAGAAGAGCTTGTAAACGTTCTGCAACAGCATTTAGACGTAATTCTTCAACAACTTCGCCTTTTGGACGTCCAAGATGGCTAGCTAAAATTACTTTTGCACCTTGTTCTACTAAATATTGAATAGTAGGAACAGCTGCACGAATACGAGTTTCGTCTGTTACTTTTCCGTCTTTCATTGGTACGTTAAAGTCTACGCGACAAAATACTCGCTTTCCTTTTACATCGATGTCTTTCAACGTTTTTTTGTTCATCGTTAAAAGGCCTCCTTAAGTATTTATGGTACTAAGCAAGTAGGCTTCTATGTAATCATCAATCCACAAACCAACGTACATTTCATTTTATATATTGGCGCCTTTCTATATAAAGTGAAACTCGAGTTAGCTGTTTATGACGCTTTTTCATGTAGAAGCCAATACATAAATCAAGGAAGAGGGGGTATGCCCCTCTCTTCCTTAGCAAGTCTTATTATAGTCGTTCTATTTTCAGATATCCAATAAAAAAGGAAAGTCTAGTCGATTTCTGTCTTATTGAATCAAATAGAAGCGAATTTTAAGTTATTCTTATAGTCCTTTAGCAGCGATGTATTGAGCAAGGTCTACTACACGGTTAGAATATCCGCTCTCGTTATCGTACCAAGAGATAACTTTAACCATGTTACCTTCCATTACCATTGTAGATAATGCATCGATTGTAGAAGAGTTGATGTTACCATTGTAGTCACCAGATACTAGTGGCTCTTCACTGTAACCAAGGATGCCTTTAAGATCGCCTTCAGCAGCTTCTTTAAGAGCGTTGTTTACATCTTCAACAGTTACTTCTTTATCAAGTTCAGCAACTAAGTCTACTAAAGAAACGTTTGGAGTTGGAACACGCATAGCTCCACCGTTTAATTTACCTTTTAATTCAGGTAATACTAGAGATACAGCTTTAGCAGCACCAGTTGAAGTTGGGATGATGTTTTCAGCAGCTGCACGAGCACGACGGTAATCTTTGTGTGGTAAGTCTAAGATTTGTTGGTCGTTTGTGTAAGAGTGAACTGTTGTCATCATTCCGCGTTTAAGACCGAACTTGTCGTTTAACACTTTAGCAAATGGCGCTAAGCAGTTAGTTGTACAAGAAGCATTTGAAATTACGTTGTGGTTAGCTGCATCGTATTTGTCTTCGTTAACACCCATTACGATTGTGATGTCTTCATCAGATGCTGGAGCAGAGATAATTACTTTTTTAGCTCCTGCTTCTAAGTGTTTTGCAGCGTCAGCGCGTTTTGTGAAGAATCCAGTAGATTCAACAACAACTTCTACGCCTTGTTTGCCCCAAGATAATTGAGCTGGGTCGCGTTCAGCAGAGATTTCGATTGTTTTACCGTTTACTACTAAGTTGCTACCATCTACTACTACTTCTGCATCTAATTTTCCGTGTACAGAATCATATTTTAAAAGGTGAGCAAGCATGTTAGCATCTGTTAAGTCGTTGATTGCTACTACTTCAACGTTATCATTTTTTAAAGCTGCGCGGAATACATTACGGCCGATACGACCAAATCCGTTAATACCAATTTTTACTGCCATGGGTATTTCCTCCTTGAATGTAAAAAGTATTTTTTATATGAGGGATTAATTAAAATCCCTTACTAACTCTTTTGCGGCGCCTTCATCTGTAATGAGAATCGAATCATGCGCTTGTTGCATAAACGCTTTAATTGCCTTTGCTTTTGATGAACCTCCTGCAACAGCGATAACACATTTATTGTTCTTTAAATCATCGAGTTGTATGCCAACTGTTTTAACTTTATGAACAACTTCGCCTTGATGATTAAAATAGTATCCAAATGCCTCACCTACAGCATGTCCATTTTTCACTTTTTCTAAGTCAGCTTGTGGTGTTTTACGGCGTTCTGCCATTGTCATAGCGTCTCCTATTCCGTGAACAACCATACCAGCGGACTTGATTAAATGAAGCATGTCTTTAATAGATGGCTCACCGATAATGGATCGGTATGCTTCATCACTAAGCTGATCTGGAACATGAAGCAAGCGATAGTGACTCATGGACTTTTCAGCCATCTTAGCACAAATCGTGTTTGCTTGGTTTTGTACATTTTCACCTAGCCCTCCGCGAGCAGGTACAAAAAGTACATCAGGGTGTTTTGAATCAGGTGTCATCATTTCGGCAACGGCGGCAAGCGTTGTACCACCTGTAACAGCAACGGTATTTTTTTCACCAACAAGGCGCTCCTTGATACACGAAACAGATGCTCGACCCATTTCATTTTTGACCCAAGGAGACTGATCACTATCTCCAGATACAACAACAACTTCTGATAAAGAAAACGCCTCTTTTAATGTTGTTTCCAATAATCGAAGTCCTGAAACTTCCTTCATTACTTCTTCTAACTCAGCTAGAAGTAGTTCTCCCTCGTTTGTAAGCG
The genomic region above belongs to Priestia megaterium and contains:
- the gap gene encoding type I glyceraldehyde-3-phosphate dehydrogenase, which translates into the protein MAVKIGINGFGRIGRNVFRAALKNDNVEVVAINDLTDANMLAHLLKYDSVHGKLDAEVVVDGSNLVVNGKTIEISAERDPAQLSWGKQGVEVVVESTGFFTKRADAAKHLEAGAKKVIISAPASDEDITIVMGVNEDKYDAANHNVISNASCTTNCLAPFAKVLNDKFGLKRGMMTTVHSYTNDQQILDLPHKDYRRARAAAENIIPTSTGAAKAVSLVLPELKGKLNGGAMRVPTPNVSLVDLVAELDKEVTVEDVNNALKEAAEGDLKGILGYSEEPLVSGDYNGNINSSTIDALSTMVMEGNMVKVISWYDNESGYSNRVVDLAQYIAAKGL
- a CDS encoding sugar-binding transcriptional regulator, giving the protein MRSLIEVQRKLLPELLSVMQKRYQILQYIRLMQPIGRRNLAVSLGLTERVLRSEVTFLKEQDLIDIYPSGMTLTNEGELLLAELEEVMKEVSGLRLLETTLKEAFSLSEVVVVSGDSDQSPWVKNEMGRASVSCIKERLVGEKNTVAVTGGTTLAAVAEMMTPDSKHPDVLFVPARGGLGENVQNQANTICAKMAEKSMSHYRLLHVPDQLSDEAYRSIIGEPSIKDMLHLIKSAGMVVHGIGDAMTMAERRKTPQADLEKVKNGHAVGEAFGYYFNHQGEVVHKVKTVGIQLDDLKNNKCVIAVAGGSSKAKAIKAFMQQAHDSILITDEGAAKELVRDFN